The following are encoded together in the Desulfococcus multivorans genome:
- a CDS encoding threonyl-tRNA synthetase editing domain-containing protein — protein sequence MRVLFWFCEKFAWKPTLKTLEDAPDASPDERKRAVVAFIHVEPRDVTEDSSAETKLVKNAKWAARKWEVQEIVLHSFTHLGEAKAEPEQAGALIDRARERLQNAGYTTVKTPYGYFNDLSIEAPGHPLARIFKEF from the coding sequence GTGAGAGTATTGTTCTGGTTCTGCGAAAAATTCGCCTGGAAGCCAACCCTCAAGACCCTCGAGGACGCTCCCGACGCGAGCCCCGACGAGCGAAAGCGGGCTGTGGTGGCCTTTATCCATGTCGAACCCCGGGACGTGACGGAGGACAGCTCGGCTGAAACCAAGCTCGTGAAAAACGCCAAATGGGCGGCGCGGAAATGGGAGGTTCAGGAAATCGTCCTGCATTCCTTTACCCATCTGGGGGAGGCCAAGGCCGAGCCCGAGCAGGCCGGGGCCCTCATCGACCGGGCCCGCGAACGGCTGCAAAACGCCGGGTACACCACCGTCAAAACCCCCTATGGATACTTCAACGATCTGTCCATCGAGGCGCCGGGGCATCCCCTGGCCCGGATTTTCAAGGAATTTTAA
- a CDS encoding class I SAM-dependent methyltransferase, protein MRKTRQKYYDFFSKWYDGFIALHATDKQGVLREILAEHTDAGPGDIVLDICTGTGAALPPLTRRVEGKGLAIGLDFSSGMLRAAGRKTTRFPQVCLVQADCERLPFRSGVFAAVTCSHAFYELKGDTQTRTLAEIRRCLKPGRPFLMMEHEVPENRFVRLLFHIRLLSMGRKRALQILRHEQTFLERHFDRVIKVATATGRSKIYICTGSTQGEARFDPPGAPV, encoded by the coding sequence ATGCGAAAAACCAGACAGAAATATTACGACTTCTTCTCGAAATGGTATGACGGATTCATCGCCTTGCACGCCACCGACAAGCAGGGTGTCCTGCGGGAGATCCTGGCGGAACACACCGACGCCGGACCCGGCGACATCGTTCTCGACATCTGCACGGGCACGGGTGCGGCCCTGCCGCCCCTGACCCGACGGGTCGAAGGCAAAGGACTTGCAATAGGACTGGATTTTTCCTCGGGTATGCTCCGGGCCGCCGGGAGGAAGACGACAAGGTTCCCTCAAGTGTGTCTGGTTCAGGCTGACTGCGAACGGCTGCCCTTCAGGTCCGGGGTCTTCGCGGCCGTCACCTGCTCCCACGCCTTCTATGAACTGAAAGGCGACACCCAGACCCGCACCCTGGCGGAGATCCGCCGATGCCTCAAACCGGGAAGACCCTTTTTGATGATGGAACACGAGGTGCCTGAAAACCGATTCGTACGCCTCCTCTTCCATATCCGGCTGCTCTCCATGGGCCGGAAGCGCGCCCTTCAGATCCTGAGACACGAACAGACTTTTCTGGAACGGCATTTCGATCGGGTAATCAAAGTCGCCACTGCCACCGGCAGATCGAAAATCTATATCTGCACCGGATCAACACAGGGAGAGGCTCGGTTCGACCCGCCGGGAGCTCCGGTTTAA
- a CDS encoding DsrE family protein has translation MRKRSKRYITVLLCSLALFWAPVLSVAAEDYDALKDVSSVSTMFDFRDGNPVSALVHLKLIHDTYKDAAIRSVSGKPDFAVVFMASAVKLLARNRDGFFAEDQKSLEAFDQVLQDMAGDGIRLEVCMFAANYFGVDSASLPKGLMQVPNGWISSIGYQKRGYAMVPVY, from the coding sequence ATGCGGAAAAGATCGAAACGATACATAACCGTTCTGCTGTGTTCCCTGGCGTTGTTCTGGGCGCCGGTATTATCCGTCGCGGCCGAAGACTACGATGCGTTGAAAGACGTCTCATCCGTCAGCACGATGTTCGACTTCAGGGACGGTAACCCCGTGTCGGCCCTGGTCCACCTCAAGCTGATCCACGACACCTACAAGGATGCGGCAATCCGGTCGGTATCCGGCAAGCCCGATTTCGCGGTCGTGTTCATGGCGAGCGCGGTAAAGCTTCTTGCCAGAAACAGGGACGGCTTTTTCGCGGAGGATCAGAAGTCGCTCGAAGCCTTCGACCAGGTTCTCCAGGACATGGCCGGGGACGGGATTCGACTGGAGGTCTGCATGTTTGCCGCAAATTACTTCGGGGTGGATTCCGCGTCGCTGCCGAAGGGGCTGATGCAGGTTCCCAACGGCTGGATTTCATCCATTGGCTACCAGAAACGCGGTTACGCCATGGTGCCGGTCTATTGA
- a CDS encoding FAD binding domain-containing protein, producing MMPSFSYVRAGTLDKAVEALARDGACLHAGGTDLVGCLRDGILDPAVVVSISRLKELAGIRQTAEGGLEIGAMTTIHAVSQSPAVQSGYPALAMAAAAVGSPQLRHQGTIGGNLCQKPRCWYYRGDFPCLRKGGDLCYAVDGENAHHCILGGENCYIVHPSDTAPALAALGAIAVIAGPDGRRSVPVAAFHVPPSDDYMKETVLGPGEILTGIRLPPPPDGLRSLYRKVRARRAWDFALAGAAVALQSRNGRTAQCRIFLSGAAPVPYRAAEAEAILVGKALDEQTIAEAARAAVKDAAPMSGNGYKVPMFIGVIESVLGEMA from the coding sequence ATGATGCCCAGTTTCTCCTATGTCCGGGCCGGAACCCTGGACAAGGCCGTCGAGGCCCTCGCCCGGGACGGGGCCTGCCTTCACGCCGGCGGCACCGATCTCGTCGGGTGTCTCCGCGACGGCATTCTGGATCCTGCCGTCGTCGTCAGCATCTCACGCCTGAAAGAGCTCGCCGGCATCCGTCAAACGGCGGAGGGGGGCCTTGAAATCGGCGCCATGACGACCATCCATGCGGTTTCCCAGAGCCCCGCCGTCCAATCGGGTTACCCGGCACTGGCAATGGCTGCGGCGGCGGTGGGAAGCCCTCAGTTGCGCCACCAGGGAACCATTGGCGGCAACCTCTGCCAGAAGCCCCGCTGCTGGTATTACCGCGGAGATTTTCCCTGCCTGAGGAAAGGGGGCGATCTCTGCTACGCCGTGGACGGAGAGAATGCCCACCACTGCATCCTGGGCGGCGAGAACTGCTACATCGTCCACCCCTCGGACACCGCTCCCGCCCTCGCTGCGCTGGGGGCGATCGCCGTCATCGCAGGCCCGGACGGACGGCGGAGCGTCCCGGTGGCGGCATTTCACGTACCGCCCTCGGACGATTACATGAAGGAGACGGTGCTGGGTCCGGGAGAAATCCTCACGGGGATCCGTCTCCCCCCGCCGCCGGACGGTCTGCGAAGCCTCTATCGAAAGGTGCGGGCGCGCCGCGCCTGGGACTTCGCCCTGGCCGGAGCGGCCGTCGCGCTGCAGAGCAGAAACGGCCGGACAGCCCAGTGCCGGATCTTTCTGAGCGGCGCGGCGCCCGTTCCGTATCGCGCCGCCGAGGCGGAGGCGATCCTCGTGGGAAAGGCGCTTGATGAACAAACCATCGCCGAAGCGGCCCGGGCGGCGGTGAAGGATGCCGCGCCCATGAGTGGAAACGGCTACAAGGTCCCCATGTTCATCGGCGTCATCGAATCAGTCCTTGGAGAAATGGCCTGA